Proteins from one Pseudomonas sp. KBS0710 genomic window:
- a CDS encoding helix-turn-helix domain-containing protein codes for MNNPEHIAPLAVSVEDAARVVGYSRSGVYELIASGDLKAFKLGRRRLILMAELKAWIERAAKEGSR; via the coding sequence ATGAACAACCCCGAACACATCGCACCTCTTGCAGTCAGCGTGGAGGACGCAGCCCGCGTGGTTGGCTACTCAAGATCAGGAGTTTATGAACTCATAGCTTCTGGTGACCTTAAGGCTTTCAAACTCGGGCGGCGCCGTCTGATTTTGATGGCTGAACTCAAAGCTTGGATTGAACGCGCAGCAAAGGAAGGCTCCCGGTGA
- a CDS encoding site-specific integrase, with protein MKTKITQKLIGSLAAEAKAYRVHDTVQPGFFIRVLPSGHKSYMVTWGRNKNATLGRVGVLTLDQARTEAAQYLADAHAHGEPLAIAQGRKGSALPSLRDFIDDNYMPWFKAHHKGHEKTQHTLNNNFDPIMPQRLNAITGRDLELIRTGWMQAGNKPSTVNRKMGSISGVFSRAVEWDYIDEHPLAKLKQLKVDSKGVIRYLAADETKRLREALDARQNEMRVERESANIWRADRHREPMPSLLQLPFTDHLKPMVLVSLNTGMRRGELFDLKWSAVNFDTKTITVAGATTKTSDTRHIPMNKETVGVLEAWKKQVSKSPYVFPGQGGGRFEDVKSAWLKLLERAQIDGFRWHDMRHDFASRLVMAGVPLNTVRDLLGHADIKMTLRYAHLAPGTKAAAVELI; from the coding sequence TTGAAAACCAAAATCACTCAGAAGCTAATTGGCAGCCTAGCCGCCGAGGCGAAAGCATACCGCGTGCATGACACCGTGCAACCCGGTTTCTTCATTCGCGTACTGCCCAGCGGTCACAAGTCCTACATGGTCACGTGGGGCCGAAACAAGAACGCCACCCTCGGGCGTGTCGGCGTGCTTACTCTTGACCAAGCCCGCACCGAGGCCGCCCAGTACTTAGCCGATGCGCACGCCCATGGCGAGCCTCTGGCCATCGCCCAGGGCCGCAAGGGGTCAGCCCTGCCCTCGCTGCGCGACTTTATCGACGACAACTATATGCCGTGGTTCAAAGCCCATCACAAAGGCCATGAGAAGACGCAGCACACCCTCAACAATAACTTCGACCCAATCATGCCCCAGCGCTTGAACGCGATCACCGGGCGAGACCTGGAGCTGATCCGCACAGGATGGATGCAGGCCGGCAACAAGCCCTCCACGGTCAACCGGAAAATGGGCTCTATCAGCGGAGTATTCAGCCGAGCGGTCGAGTGGGATTACATCGACGAGCATCCTCTGGCCAAGCTGAAACAGCTCAAAGTCGACTCAAAGGGGGTGATTCGCTACCTGGCTGCCGACGAGACCAAGCGCCTACGCGAGGCCTTGGATGCTCGACAGAATGAAATGAGGGTCGAGCGTGAGAGTGCGAACATTTGGCGGGCGGACCGCCACAGAGAACCGATGCCAAGCCTGCTGCAACTGCCCTTCACCGATCACCTGAAGCCAATGGTTTTGGTATCGTTGAATACCGGCATGAGGCGCGGAGAGCTGTTCGACTTGAAATGGTCAGCGGTGAACTTCGACACGAAGACAATCACAGTCGCCGGGGCCACCACCAAGACAAGCGATACGCGCCACATCCCGATGAACAAAGAGACTGTTGGTGTGCTAGAAGCTTGGAAGAAGCAGGTGAGCAAGTCGCCGTATGTGTTCCCAGGTCAGGGCGGCGGTCGCTTTGAGGACGTGAAAAGCGCCTGGCTCAAGTTGCTAGAGCGGGCGCAGATCGACGGGTTCCGCTGGCACGATATGCGCCACGACTTCGCTTCACGCCTAGTAATGGCCGGTGTACCGCTAAACACGGTACGGGATCTGCTGGGGCACGCCGATATCAAGATGACACTCCGGTATGCCCACTTGGCTCCGGGAACAAAAGCCGCGGCGGTTGAACTCATTTAG